In a single window of the Diospyros lotus cultivar Yz01 chromosome 10, ASM1463336v1, whole genome shotgun sequence genome:
- the LOC127812276 gene encoding F-box/LRR-repeat protein At3g59190-like isoform X1, with amino-acid sequence MPVSDKPTIFPLGMPVRVDSFKHQKLCEVQEASHVSEDKISNLPDCVLHHILSFLPTKDTVATSILSTRWKDLWTSVPNIDFDDSLLYSSEVNGGYPLEVNCFMNFVERVLLLRNCSADVKKFRLSCRVCFDASRIHAWISAAIKHKVQELDLCLFVEKPFTLPHCVFYGESLTSLKIEMNCVLELSTCISFPKLKTLYLALVTFPDDDSIQKLLSSCQVLQELSILDCEWMNLKSIMVSIPTLKSLTIDDLPFFGSEDELNGCEIKIDAASMLFFTYSGYLLNEICLLNLSSLINASIHVPSLYKGGKDIASRAVKLLRGLNHVKSMRISNGVIESLFLADNVLDHLPIFQKLTYLELSMEIERHIIQKLRDLLHFFPNLESFVFAEGFNPSVCFGEELILKRVPKCVLASLKSVSIHNFNGNYTELCSLKSLLKNALVLERLNIFCSKKPSRDVEKQKVVINQLQMSPRVSTSCVIMSF; translated from the exons ATGCCAGTCTCTGATAAG CCAACAATTTTTCCTTTAGGCATGCCTGTCAGAGTGGATAGCTTTAAACACCAGAAGCTGTGTGAGGTGCAGGAAGCCAGTCATGTAAGTGAAGATAAGATCAGCAATTTGCCTGACTGTGTTCTTCATCATATCCTCTCATTTCTTCCCACGAAAGATACTGTTGCTACCTCAATATTGTCAACAAGATGGAAGGATCTGTGGACCTCAGTTCCTAACATTGACTTTGATGACTCATTGTTGTACTCAAGCGAGGTGAATGGGGGGTATCCGCTGGAGGTGAATTGTTTCATGAATTTTGTCGAAAGAGTGCTTCTTCTTCGTAATTGCTCAGCAGATGTAAAAAAGTTTCGCCTCTCATGTCGAGTTTGCTTTGATGCATCTCGTATTCATGCATGGATTTCTGCAGCAATCAAGCATAAGGTTCAAGAGCTTGACCTTTGCCTCTTTGTGGAAAAGCCTTTTACACTGCCCCATTGTGTTTTTTATGGTGAATCACTTACATCactgaaaatagaaatgaattgtGTCCTTGAACTTTCAACTTGCATTTCATTCCCGAAGCTTAAAACCTTGTATCTTGCTCTTGTTACTTTCCCTGATGATGACTCAATCCAAAAACTATTGTCTAGCTGCCAAGTCCTTCAGGAGTTGTCAATATTAGACTGTGAATGGATGAATCTGAAGAGCATTATGGTTTCTATTCCCACTCTGAAAAGCTTGACAATTGATGACCTACCATTCTTCGGATCAGAAGATGAACTAAATGGCTGTGAGATCAAGATTGATGCAGCAAGTATGTTGTTCTTTACATACAGTGGTTATCTCTTAAATGAGATTTGTCTCTTGAATCTATCATCATTGATTAATGCATCTATTCACGTTCCAAGTCTGTACAAGGGGGGAAAAGACATTGCTTCTCGTGCAGTTAAGCTGCTTAGAGGCTTGAACCATGTTAAATCAATGAGAATATCTAATGGTGTCATTGAG TCTCTCTTTCTTGCAGATAATGTGCTGGACCATCTTCCCATATTTCAGAAGTTGACATATTTAGAATTGAGCATGGAAATTGAAAGGCATATTATCCAAAAATTGCGGGACTTGCTTCACTTCTTTCCAAATCTGGAGTCTTTTGTTTTTGCTGAG GGATTTAACCCTTCTGTGTGCTTTGGCGAGGAGTTGATTTTGAAGCGGGTACCCAAATGTGTATTGGCCTCCCTCAAGTCAGTGAGCATCCACAATTTTAATGGGAATTATACTGAACTATGTTCACTAAAATCTTTGCTGAAGAACGCTCTTGTTTTGGAGAGGCTGAATATTTTTTGTTCTAAGAAACCATCAAGAGATGTGGAAAAGCAAAAAGTGGTCATCAATCAGCTCCAGATGTCTCCTAGAGTATCCACCAGTTGTGTAATCATGTCCTTCTGA
- the LOC127812276 gene encoding F-box/LRR-repeat protein At3g59190-like isoform X2, with the protein MPVRVDSFKHQKLCEVQEASHVSEDKISNLPDCVLHHILSFLPTKDTVATSILSTRWKDLWTSVPNIDFDDSLLYSSEVNGGYPLEVNCFMNFVERVLLLRNCSADVKKFRLSCRVCFDASRIHAWISAAIKHKVQELDLCLFVEKPFTLPHCVFYGESLTSLKIEMNCVLELSTCISFPKLKTLYLALVTFPDDDSIQKLLSSCQVLQELSILDCEWMNLKSIMVSIPTLKSLTIDDLPFFGSEDELNGCEIKIDAASMLFFTYSGYLLNEICLLNLSSLINASIHVPSLYKGGKDIASRAVKLLRGLNHVKSMRISNGVIESLFLADNVLDHLPIFQKLTYLELSMEIERHIIQKLRDLLHFFPNLESFVFAEGFNPSVCFGEELILKRVPKCVLASLKSVSIHNFNGNYTELCSLKSLLKNALVLERLNIFCSKKPSRDVEKQKVVINQLQMSPRVSTSCVIMSF; encoded by the exons ATGCCTGTCAGAGTGGATAGCTTTAAACACCAGAAGCTGTGTGAGGTGCAGGAAGCCAGTCATGTAAGTGAAGATAAGATCAGCAATTTGCCTGACTGTGTTCTTCATCATATCCTCTCATTTCTTCCCACGAAAGATACTGTTGCTACCTCAATATTGTCAACAAGATGGAAGGATCTGTGGACCTCAGTTCCTAACATTGACTTTGATGACTCATTGTTGTACTCAAGCGAGGTGAATGGGGGGTATCCGCTGGAGGTGAATTGTTTCATGAATTTTGTCGAAAGAGTGCTTCTTCTTCGTAATTGCTCAGCAGATGTAAAAAAGTTTCGCCTCTCATGTCGAGTTTGCTTTGATGCATCTCGTATTCATGCATGGATTTCTGCAGCAATCAAGCATAAGGTTCAAGAGCTTGACCTTTGCCTCTTTGTGGAAAAGCCTTTTACACTGCCCCATTGTGTTTTTTATGGTGAATCACTTACATCactgaaaatagaaatgaattgtGTCCTTGAACTTTCAACTTGCATTTCATTCCCGAAGCTTAAAACCTTGTATCTTGCTCTTGTTACTTTCCCTGATGATGACTCAATCCAAAAACTATTGTCTAGCTGCCAAGTCCTTCAGGAGTTGTCAATATTAGACTGTGAATGGATGAATCTGAAGAGCATTATGGTTTCTATTCCCACTCTGAAAAGCTTGACAATTGATGACCTACCATTCTTCGGATCAGAAGATGAACTAAATGGCTGTGAGATCAAGATTGATGCAGCAAGTATGTTGTTCTTTACATACAGTGGTTATCTCTTAAATGAGATTTGTCTCTTGAATCTATCATCATTGATTAATGCATCTATTCACGTTCCAAGTCTGTACAAGGGGGGAAAAGACATTGCTTCTCGTGCAGTTAAGCTGCTTAGAGGCTTGAACCATGTTAAATCAATGAGAATATCTAATGGTGTCATTGAG TCTCTCTTTCTTGCAGATAATGTGCTGGACCATCTTCCCATATTTCAGAAGTTGACATATTTAGAATTGAGCATGGAAATTGAAAGGCATATTATCCAAAAATTGCGGGACTTGCTTCACTTCTTTCCAAATCTGGAGTCTTTTGTTTTTGCTGAG GGATTTAACCCTTCTGTGTGCTTTGGCGAGGAGTTGATTTTGAAGCGGGTACCCAAATGTGTATTGGCCTCCCTCAAGTCAGTGAGCATCCACAATTTTAATGGGAATTATACTGAACTATGTTCACTAAAATCTTTGCTGAAGAACGCTCTTGTTTTGGAGAGGCTGAATATTTTTTGTTCTAAGAAACCATCAAGAGATGTGGAAAAGCAAAAAGTGGTCATCAATCAGCTCCAGATGTCTCCTAGAGTATCCACCAGTTGTGTAATCATGTCCTTCTGA